A stretch of Podospora bellae-mahoneyi strain CBS 112042 chromosome 5, whole genome shotgun sequence DNA encodes these proteins:
- a CDS encoding hypothetical protein (EggNog:ENOG503P3TR; COG:G), translating into MARISAEHIHEILESEARLHVQSKRQHRASFGHFERTGTNEQRHKHRDRSKYRRSEEIPRVPEPSPPTAALPLIIDDDDPILDFPPERWIASMIGNTGMLYRFSDDLVYKSNMTSREVELMEAAGSLTMRPLSRVVWKGSRPSTGTKAVIMEGGEPFRARRIPIHKRHKCVVEMFLVVENLHKRGIVHGNIKESKFIWGNCRPTSFSPGQQQQQPAKRLKMVDFAGARFIEENKDRWNSLHVTNSYLTPKRMQCLEQGLPLPAPTVFDDYYALAITLWSFLTGKTPGNRQFNRKYIKKEDLAEVEDEMIKGWIRKVFTMAGCKIVSGADLEEYLAAKAAKRSQQEEYHRQRHSTGSRGYGETEHSYQRPPSRRESSREGSSPPERQRPSSLGWYEEYELSPRMQKQTRAPTPARRLSEQEPERGGRRRG; encoded by the coding sequence ATGGCCAGAATTTCGGCAGAACACATTCACGAAATCCTCGAATCCGAAGCCCGTCTCCACGTCCAATCAAAGAGACAGCACCGCGCCTCGTTCGGACACTTTGAACGCACCGGCACCAACGAGCAAAGACACAAACACCGTGACCGATCCAAGTACCGCCGCTCCGAGGAGATCCCCCGGGTCCCCGAGCCCAGcccccccaccgccgcaCTCCCGCTCATAatcgacgatgacgaccCCATCCTCGACTTCCCCCCAGAAAGGTGGATTGCCTCCATGATAGGCAACACGGGCATGCTCTACCGGTTCTCAGACGACCTCGTCTACAAGTCCAACATGACCTCGCGGGAGGTTGAGCTGATGGAAGCAGCCGGCAGCCTCACCATGCGGCCGCTGAGCAGGGTAGTCTGGAAAGGCTCCCGGCCCTCAACCGGCACCAAGGCCGTAATcatggagggtggtgagccCTTCCGTGCTCGGAGGATTCCCATCCACAAACGGCACAAGTGTGTCGTCGAGATGTTTCTCGTTGTGGAAAACCTACACAAAAGAGGCATCGTTCACGGGAATATCAAAGAGTCAAAGTTCATCTGGGGTAATTGCAGGCCTACTTCTTTCTCTCccggccagcagcagcagcagccggcgAAGAGGCTGAAGATGGTTGATTTTGCCGGGGCGAGGTTCATTGAAGAAAACAAGGACCGTTGGAACTCACTTCATGTGACGAATTCGTATTTGACGCCAAAGAGGATGCAATGTCTTGAGCAGGGGCTGCCGTTGCCTGCGCCGACGGTGTTTGATGATTACTATGCTCTTGCTATCACCCTTTGGTCGTTTTTAACAGGAAAGACGCCGGGGAACAGGCAGTTTAACCGAAAGTatatcaagaaggaggacttggccgaggtggaggatgagatgatcAAGGGGTGGATTCGAAAGGTTTTTACCATGGCGGGGTGCAAGATTGTGTCGGGggcggatttggaggagTATCTTGCTGCGAAGGCGGCGAAGAGGTCGCAGCAGGAGGAGTATCATCGGCAGAGGCATTCCACCGGTTCGAGGGGGTATGGGGAGACGGAGCATTCTTATCAGCGGCCGCCGTCGAGGAGAGAGTCATCTCGTGAGGGGTCGAGTCCGCCGGAAAGACAGCGGCCTTCTTCGCTGGGGTGGTATGAGGAGTATGAGCTATCACCTAGGATGCAG
- a CDS encoding hypothetical protein (EggNog:ENOG503PXFE) — protein sequence MCTYDYTPYTGCKQGEQHFYIQWMKCSKAIETGGKYCPPELSVEVDAIRKLSGNVLSCPVHGPIAIEQHEFDFVVAKVPVEQPHDQPARRGRSRTASRRGTSMSRSNRTPKTDTFGRDFEELPEKKRRESRAVSPTESVNSESSGTIPARPRTSDGLKKADRSGSQDRRRSSVAHSHRRVSSADLNLMPRRASTLRQSKGDRQLPPPAEIPEHAEAQEEEPRGRQPRPKTTVHIPAGTGMIGLPSSPDMNKRSPVSRAKSEGRPTPPDTLTARIDTALSPNTALGSSDSSPEHPSEPLPFGPRRSSVRRTTTRSIRKSTDEGPMGRIDEHVASGENEDRLQASGLHITTSNITRSGTNRTTRSSRVGISPESESDFRFPPPPSRSNNSSPISRRGSETRPPMPASPLSPVFPRYNSYTSNDDASSLRSNQSKTSRRFEDPVAEGRKWAAAREQHMSILANHSEPNLPLAGVQSRRESADSGYRSGHQGQLPIPPNSPPPRQTTPNPIQQEPKRRTLQKQNGQAPYQTDLGLPSPNTLSQRRPAPLQLGNVPPCALPVSLYSPSPLGQSGGTSSGEVSPGNVKGKVPLLQRMGLKKKISGLWEKGGSQRAVEA from the coding sequence ATGTGTACCTACGACTACACGCCATACACCGGCTGCAAGCAAGGTGAGCAGCATTTCTACATCCAGTGGATGAAGTGCAGCAAGGCCATCGAGACGGGTGGCAAGTACTGCCCACCAGAGTTGTCTGTCGAGGTCGACGCTATCCGCAAGCTGTCCGGCAACGTTCTCTCATGTCCTGTCCACGGCCCCATCGCCATTGAACAACACGAGTTTGACTTTGTCGTCGCCAAGGTCCCAGTCGAGCAACCCCATGACCAGCCCGCTCGCCGGGGAAGGTCTCGCACAGCTTCACGACGAGGGACAAGTATGAGCCGGTCCAACAGAACACCCAAGACCGACACATTCGGAAGGGACTTTGAGGAGCTtccagagaagaaaagacggGAGTCAAGGGCTGTTTCACCAACGGAATCTGTCAACTCGGAGTCTTCTGGTACCATTCCAGCTCGACCCAGGACATCGGATGGACTCAAGAAGGCGGATAGGAGTGGAAGTCAGGATAGGCGGAGGAGCTCCGTGGCTCACTCACACCGGCGTGTAAGCTCAGCAGACCTCAACTTGATGCCTCGTCGTGCGTCCACCCTGCGCCAAAGCAAGGGTGACAGGCAGTTGCCACCACCGGCTGAGATTCCCGAGCATGCGGAAgcacaggaggaggaaccaCGTGGTCGTCAGCCACGACCCAAGACCACGGTACATATTCCCGCTGGGACTGGCATGATCGGCTTGCCCTCCAGTCCAGACATGAACAAGAGATCCCCCGTGAGCCGTGCCAAGAGTGAAGGCAGGCCAACGCCGCCTGATACACTCACGGCAAGAATTGACACAGCATTATCACCCAACACAGCGCTGGGCTCAAGCGACAGTTCCCCTGAGCATCCATCCGAACCTCTTCCATTTGGCCCAAGGCGATCCAGCGTCAGGAGGACCACCACCCGCAGCATCCGCAAATCCACAGACGAAGGCCCTATGGGTCGCATCGACGAGCACGTTGCCTCAGGAGAGAACGAAGACCGGCTCCAAGCCAGCGGCCTTCACATCACGACCTCAAACATCACCCGCTCAGGAACAAACCGCACCACCCGATCATCCAGGGTCGGCATCTCCCCCGAATCCGAATCTGACTTCCGattcccaccacctcccagccGCAGCAAtaactcctcccccatctcccgcCGCGGCAGCGAGACCCGCCCTCCCATGCCCGCCAGCCCCCTCTCCCCTGTCTTTCCCCGCTACAACAGCTACACCAGCAACGAcgacgcctcctccctccgaAGTAACCAGAGCAAAACCTCCCGCCGCTTCGAAGACCCAGTCGCCGAAGGCAGAAAATGGGCCGCCGCAAGAGAGCAACACATGTCCATCCTGGCCAACCACTCCGAGCCTAACCTCCCGCTCGCTGGTGTCCAAAGCAGAAGGGAATCAGCCGACAGCGGGTACCGCAGCGGCCACCAGGGACAGCTGCCCATCCCACCTaattcccctccaccaaggcagacaacccccaaccccatccagcAAGAACCAAAGAGACGGACGTTGCAGAAGCAGAACGGCCAAGCGCCCTATCAGACTGATCTTGGGTTGCCATCCCCCAACACGTTGTCTCAGCGGAGACCGGCGCCGTTGCAGTTGGGAAATGTGCCGCCCTGTGCGCTGCCTGTGTCGCTTTACTCGCCTTCGCCTCTTGGTCAGAGTGGTGGGACTTCAAGCGGGGAGGTCAGCCCGGGGAATGTGAAGGGGAAGGTGCCGCTTTTGCagaggatggggttgaagaagaagattagtgggttgtgggagaagggggggagtcAGAGGGCTGTCGAAGCTTGA
- a CDS encoding hypothetical protein (COG:G; EggNog:ENOG503P2EP): protein MGGCPRSTLYRCERRCSCTVMTRFANLKQQNDWEESWEVWWTKHTKFIMEREEKSRGPYSEEEAKLKEDFVSKVLPCYLRPLESGGRSIDPALCHTDLWPGNVKYRLDNESPLVFDASPLWAHSELELGLFRNPRYPLGKALFKEYWKKVPISEPEEDFDSRNIMYMIRHQIKPLTAIHSFSFPGNMKMLVDRVNAEEKERKVAQDGKKSFEVKIESVTDDLKVLAT, encoded by the exons ATGGGGGGGTGCCCAAGAAGTACATTGTATCGATGCGAGCGGCGATGTTCTTGTACAGTCATGACGCGCTTTGCGAACTTGAAGCAGCAAAATGACTGGGAGGAGTCGTGGGAGGTCTGGTGGACCAAACACACCAAGTTCATAATGGAGCGGGAAGAGAAGAGTCGTGGACCCtacagcgaggaggaggccaagctcaaggaggatTTTGTGTCCAAAGTCCTCCCCTGTTACCTGCGCCCGCTGGAAAGCGGTGGTCGATCCATTGACCCAGCACTTTGCCATACCGATCTGTGGCCTGGTAACGTCAAATATCGACTCGATAACGAATCGCCCCTGGTATTTGACGCCAGTCCTCTGTGGGCGCACAGCGAGCTTGAGCTCGGCCTTTTCCGCAACCCTAGATACCCGCTGGGTAAGGCCTTATTCAAGGAATATTGGAAGAAGGTGCCTATATCGGAGCCCGAGGAAGACTTCGACAGTCGCAACATCATGTACATGATTCGACATCAA ATAAAACCACTGACTGCCATACACTCTTTTAGTTTTCCCGGCAACATGAAGATGCTTGTAGATAGAGTGAAcgcagaggagaaggaaaggaaagtTGCTCAAGACGGCAAGAAGAGCTTCGAGGTAAAGATTGAAAGTGTCACGGATGATCTCAAGGTCCTAGCTACTTAG
- a CDS encoding hypothetical protein (EggNog:ENOG503P7HS) yields MPTLKDKNGEPIHEGDHVFARSRGGRHEGEVEKVVTTEKEAEKEGVKHPPKVLFTDQHGHHVQHNPEALQHGVYKKAE; encoded by the exons ATGCCGACCCTCAAAGACAAGAACGGCGAACCGATTCACGAAGGAGACCATGTTTTTGCCCGCTCGCGAGGCGGCAGAcatgagggggaggtggagaaggtcGTGACgacggagaaggaggcggagaaggaaggggtgaAGCACCCTCCTAAG GTGCTGTTTACGGATCAGCACGGACATCATGTGCAGCATAATCCTGAGGCGTTGCAGCATGGGGTTTATAAGAAGGCTGAGTAG